The Stackebrandtia nassauensis DSM 44728 genome includes the window CGGCGACCTGGTGCGGTGGGCGAAGTCGCAGAAGATCCCCACCGGGCCCGGACGTGGTTCGGCCACCGGTTCGCTGGTGGCCTACATCCTGCAGATCACCGACCTGGACCCGATCGAGCACTCGCTGATCTTCGAACGGTTCCTCAACCCCGAGCGGGTCTCGCCCCCCGACATCGACCTCGACTTCGACGAGCGTCGGCGCGGCGAGGTCATGCAGTACACCGTCGAGAAGTGGGGCGAGGAGAACGTCGCCCAGGTCATCACCTTCGGCACCATCAAGACCAAGGCGGCCCTGAAGGACGCGGCCCGCGCGCACCTCGGCCAGCCGGGTTTCGCGGTGGCCGAGCGGATCGCCAAGGCGCTGCCGCCGCCGGTCGCCGCCCAGGACATTCCGCTGTCGGGCATCGTCGACCCGAACCACGAGCGCTACAACGAGGCCGCCGAGGTGCGGGCCCTGGTGGAGAACGAACCGGAGGTCAAGCAGATCTTCGACACCGCGCGCGGCCTGGAGGGGTTGATCCGCAACGCGGGTGTGCACGCGTGCGCGGTCATCATCTCCAGCGTCCCGCTGCTGGGGCAGGTGCCACTGTGGATGCGGCCCGACGGCTCGGTCATCACCGGCTGGGACTATCCGTCCTGTGAGGCCATGGGCCTGCTGAAGATGGACTTCCTGGGGCTGCGCAACCTCACGGTCATCGGTGACGCCATCGACAACGTCAAACGCAACCACGGCGTGGAGCTGAGCACCGAGACGATCACGCTGGACGACCCCAAGACCTTCGAACTGCTGTGCCGCGGTGAGAGCGCCGGGGTGTTCCAGTTCGAGGGCGCGGGCATGCAGGACCTGCTGAAGCGGATGCAGCCCAAGAAGTTCGGCGACATCGCCGCCATCTCGGCCCTGTACCGTCCCGGCCCGATGGCCGCCAACGCGCACCTCAACTACGCCGAGCGCGCCAACGGGCGGCAGTCGCCCGAGCCGATCCACCCCGAGCTGAAGGACGCGCTGGAGCCGATCCTCGGCGAGACCTTCCACCTGCTGGTCTACCAAGAGCAGGTCATGGCGATCGCGCAGCAGCTGGCCGGGTACACCCTGGGTGGCGCCGACCTGCTGCGTCGCGCCATGGGTAAGAAGAAGAAGGAGATCATCGAGAAGGAGTTCGAGAAGTTCTCCAACGGCATGACGGCCAACGGGTACTCCATGGAGGCGTGCCAGACGTTGTGGGACGTCATGCTCCCGTTCGCCGGTTACGCCTTCAACAAGTCGCACACCGCCGGATACGGCCTGGTCACCTACTGGACCGCCTACCTCAAGGCGAACTACCCGGCCGAGTACATGGCCGCGCTGTTGACCTCGGTGGGCGACAACAAGGACAAGTCCGCCCTGTATCTGGCCGACTGCCGCAAGCTCGGCATCAAGGTGCTGCCGCCCGACGTCAACGAGTCGCGGCGCAACTTCTCGGCCGTCGGCGGTGACATCCGCTTCGGGCTGGGCGCGATCCGCAACGTCGGCACCGGCGTGGTCGACTCGATCGTGGCCACCCGCGAGGCCAAGGGCAACTACGAGTCGTTCTCGGACTTCCTGCAGAAGTCGGAACTGCCGGTGTGCAACAAGCGGGTCATCGAGTCGCTGATCAAGGCGGGTGCCTTCGACTCGCTGAAGCACTCGCGCAAGGCGCTGTGCGAACGCCACGAGGTGCTGGTCGAGTCCATCGTGGGCGTCAAGCGCAAGGAGGCCGAGGGCCAGTTCGACCTGTTCGGGGGCATGCTGACCCCGGATCAGCCGGACGCGGCCACTCCCGGCGGCGACACCGACTTCTCCGGCGACGACTGGCCGCGCAAGACCACCTTGGAGTTCGAGCGGGAGATGCTGGGGCTGTACGTCTCCGGGCACCCGCTGGAGGGCGCGGAGATGATCCTGCGCAAGAACTCCGAGAACCGGATCGCCGACCTGCTCACCTCGGACATCCCCGACGGTACCTCGGTGACGATCGCGGGGATCATCTCCAGTCTGGAGCGTCGGGTCACCAAGCAGGGCAAGCCGTGGGCCAAGGCGACGGTGGAGGACCTGGACGCGGCCATCGAGTGCCTGTTCTTCCCCAAGACCTACGAGTTCGCCGGGCCGCAGCTGGCCCAGGACCTGGTGGTGGCGGTGCGCGGCAAGCTGAACCGCCGCGACGGCGAGATCTCGATCGTGGCCATGGATCTGGCGCCGCTGGAGATCAACGAGTCCGATCTGGTCAACGAGCCGACCCTGACCCTCAACGTGCAGCTGGCCAAGGTCAACGAGCGGGTCCTCGACGAGCTCAAGGCGGTGTTGCAGGGCAACCGGGGCGACATGGCGGTGCGGGTGAAACTGTGCGCCCCCAACGCCGAGACGCTGCTGGCCCTCGACGAGCGGTACAAGGTGGCCTCGGGTCCGGGACTGACCTCGGAGCTGAAGAGCCTGCTGGGTGCCGAGTGCCTGGACTGACCTAAGCGGATATAGGGAATCGTCTGCGGCCCTTCGGGAAGCACGCACACCCGGGCGTCGGGTCCGGCGGCGGCCAGCAGTTCGGCCACGGTCGCGGCGACGTCGGCGGTGTGTTCGAGGTGCGCCGAGCGCAGGGCCGTCGCGTCCAGTCCGGACGTGTGCATGATGACGCGGGCCCGTGTCTGGATCTTGGCCTGCACCTGGACCTGCCACTGGTCCGGGACGGTCTGCGGCCGGGCCTCGATGTCGTCCAGCAGTTCGCGCGGGGACGCCGCCGAGGCCAGCACCTCCCGGTAGCTCCCGTGGTCGGGGAAACCGTCGCGGCATTCGGCCGCGCACACGATGGTGCCGCCCTCGGCGACGATCGTGGCGGCGGCCGAGAGTCCTTTCACGCACTGGTACAGGTTCTGGTCGAGCGGGTAGCCGGAGTTGGTGGTCACCACCACCTCGAAGGGCTTGTCCACGGCGGACATGGCCAGTCGTCGCGCCTCGGCGCGGGCCTTGGCGTGCATCGCGAACAGTTCACCGCCGTAGGCGGCGACGATGTCGTCGTCGCGGTTGAGCAGCACGTCGAAACCGAAGTCCACTTTGCCCGCCGCTGCCACGACGGCCCGGATGTCGTCGTGCACCGGGTTGCCCTCGCAAGAAGCCCAGGTGGCGTCGCGGTGCCCGATCCGGTGGGCGTCGTGCAGGGTCAGCACCGTGTCCAGTCCGGCCAGGCCGGGGGCGACGAGTTTGGGGCCGCCGGAGAACCCGGCGAAGAAGTGCGGTTCCACGAAACCGGTGGTGACGCGGACGTCGGCGGCCAGCCAGTGCCGGTTGAGCCATACCGGGACGTTGTCACCGTGCCGTCCCAGCCACACCAGTGAGTCCGGGTCGCGGGCGTCGTGGTTGACGACGCGGACGGTGTCGGCGACCTCGTCGCCCAGCATCGCGCGGATCTCGGCGTCGGTGTTGCCCCGGTGGGTGCCGGTGGCCACCAGGATCACCACATCGGACGGATCGACGATGCCGTCCAGTTCGGACAGCACGGCCGGGATCATCAGGTGCCGGGGCTGGGCGCGGGTGCCGTCGCACATCGAGATCGCGACCGTTTGGCCGGGCCGCACCAGTTCCCGCAGCGGCGGTCCCGCGACCGGGTTTCGCAATGTGTCGCGCAACAGCGCGGCCGGGTCGCGTGAGCCGGGCACATAGGTGGGTTCGACGACGGTGGTGCGGTCGTCGGGGAACTCCACGTCGAGCCCGGTTTGTCCATACGCGAGCGTCACCTTCACGGGTTCACGCCTTTCGGGTGTGGCACCGGTTGGACAGCCTGCCGATCTTCTCGATCTCCACGACGACCTCGTCGCCGTCGCCCAGCAGCAGCGGCGGGTCCCGGAAGATGCCGACGCCGCCGGGGGTGCCGGTGGCGATGACGTCGCCGGGTCGCAGGGTGAAGGCCCGCGAGCAGTGCGCGATGATCCGGGCGACCGAGTGGTACATGACCGCGGTGCTGGCTTCCTGGACGACCGTGCCGTTGAGCAGGCACTTCACCGTCAGCGACTGCGGGTCGCCGATCTCGTCGGGGGTGACCAGGACCGGGCCCATGGGGCAGAACGTGTCCAGCGACTTGCCGCGCGCCCACTGTAGATCGCCGAACTGGAGGTCGCGGGCGGTCACGTCGTTGAGGCAGGTGTACCCGAAGACGTGTGACAGCGCGTCGGCCTCGGTGACGTTGCGGGCGGTGCGTCCGATGACGACGGCCAGTTCGGCCTCGTAGTCGACCTGGGTGGCGTAGGCCGGGTCCCAGGCGATGGTGGCGTTCGGGTTGGTGACGCTCGCGGTGTGCTTGAGGAAGATCGCCGGTTCGGCCGGTGCCTCCTTGTCCTGTTCCTCGGCGTGCTCGCGGTAGTTCTGGCCGATGCACACGATGTTGCCCGGCCGGGGCAGCGGCGCCAGCAGCGACAGTTCGATGATGGGGGTTCCGGTGCCGGACGGCACTTCGGCGGCCAGCCGTTCGACGGCGGCCACGGCGTCGGGTGTAGCGATGAGGCCCGCCATCGTGGTGGGCAGGTCGGCGGACAGTGCCGCCGTCGGCACCACCCGGTCGCCGACTGCGACGCCGAGGGTTTCGGCGCCGTCGTGGAGGTAGCTGACGAAACGCATGAGTCTCCTTGTGCTGGTTGGGTTGTGGATCGGGCTCACACGGCGGTCATGCCGCCGTCCATCATGAACGCGCTGCCGTTGACGAACCGGCCGTCGTCGCTGACGAGGAACGCGATACCGGCGGCGACCTCGTCGGGGGTGCCCATCCGGCCGTCGAGCTGCCGTTCCTCCATCGCCTTGCGGGCCGCGACCGGGTCGGGCGCGTCGGCGAGGATCTTGTCGATCCATTCGCTGGCCACGGTTCCCGGACAGATCGCGTTGACCCGGATGCCCTGGCCGACGTAGTCGGCGGCGATGGACTTCGTCAGCGCGATGACGCCGCCCTTGGAGGCGCAGTAGGCGGCCCGGTTGCGCACGCCCACGACCCCGGCGATCGAGCCGACGTTGACGATGATGCCGCCGCCCGCTTCCACCATGCCGGGCAGTACCGCGCGGCAGCTGGTGAAGGTGGCGGTCAGGTTGACGCCGATGACCCGGTCCCAGTCGGCGGTGCTGGTCTCGGCTGCCGGTGCGGCCACCCCGACCCCGGCGATGTTGGCCAGGATCCTTGGGGTGCCGACCTCAGCCAGCAGTGATTCGAAGGCGGTCGCGTCGCGGATGTCGAAGGCGTGCAGGCTGACGCTTCCCCCGGCGGCCTCGACGGCTGATCTGGTGTGTTCCAGGCGGTCGGCGTCCACGTCGACGGCCACGATGGAGTGTCCGGCGGCGGCGAGCCGCAGCGCGGTGGCGAAGCCGATTCCCGAGGCGGCGCCGGTGACGATCGCGATGGAGGGGTCCGTGTTCATTCCGTGTCCTTGTCGTCGGTTGCGGGTCAGCTCTGCCAGATCGCGCCGTCGGGGTAGGCGTAGTCCCGCAACGATTCCGGGTACATCCGGGCGCTGAAGCCCGGCGCGGTGGGAGCGGTGTAGGACGGGCCGTAGCTGATCGGGTCGGTGAAGTGCTCGTGCAGGTGCGGCACCGACTCGATGGCGCGGTCACTCTTGCTGCCGCTCACGGCGATGTAGTCGAACATGGACAGGTGTTGCACCAGTTCGCACAGTCCCACTCCCCCGGCGTGCGGGCACACCGGGACGCCGAACTTGGCGGCCAGCAGCAGGATCGCGATGTTCTCGTTGACTCCGGCGACCCGGGCGGCGTCGATCTGCAGTACGTCCAGCGATCCGGCCTGTAGCAGCTGTTTGAACAGGATCCGGTTGTGGGCGTGTTCGCCGGTGGCGACCTTGATGGGTGCCACGGCCTTGCGGATGGCCGCGTGTCCCAGGATGTCGTCGGGCGCGGTGGGTTCCTCGATCCAGTAGGGATCGTAGGGTTTGAGGCGGGTCATCCAGTCGATGGCCTCGTTGACGTCCCATTTCTGGTTGGCGTCGCTGGCCAGCCGGATGCCGTCGCCGAGTTTCTCCCGGGCGAGCGCGAACCGGCGGATGTCGTCCTCGATCCGGCCGCCCACCTTGAGTTTGATCATGGTGAATCCGGCCGCGACGGCCTCGGTGGCCAGCGCGATCATCTTCTCGTCGTCGTAACCCAGCCAGCCCGGCGAGGTGGTGTACGCGGGGAAGCCGGTGGCCCGCAGGTCGGCCTCGCGTTCGGCGCGGCCACTAGCCTTGGCGCGCAACATGTCCAGGGCCTCGTCGGGGGTGAGGGCGTCGGTCAGGTACCGCCAGTCCACCAGGGACACGATCTGTTCGGGGCTGAGGTCGGCCAGCAGTTTCCACAGTGGTTTGCCCTCGACGCGCGCGTACAGGTCCCACATCGCGTTGATCAGGGCGCCGGCGGCCAGGTGCACCACCCCCTTCTCCGGTCCCAGCCAACGGAACTGGGAGTCGTGGGTGAAGCGGCGCGCGAAGGCTCCCATGTCGGCGAAGGCCTCGTCGAGGTCGAGGCCGACCAGCGTCGCGCCCATCGCCTCGATCGCGGCGACGCAGATGTCGTTGCCGCGTCCGATGGTGAAGGTGAACCCGGCGCCGGAGTGGCCGTCGGGGTGGTCGGTGCGCAGCGTCAGGTAGGCGGCCGAGTAGTCGCCGTCGGGGTGCATGGCGTCCGAACCGGCCAGTTCGGCCGAGGTCGGGAACCGGACGTCGTGGGTCTCCACGGCGGTGATGCGAGGCATTGCTGTCCTTTCGGTTTAAGACTTGGCGATGGCGGCGGCCGGGACCGGCAGCGGTTCGATCCTGCCGACGACGAACAGGTAGTTCAGGGCGCCCAGCAGTGCGATCCCGCCGATGACGGACAGGGGGATCACGAAGGATCCGGTGGTGTCCACCAGGTATCCGACCATGATCGGGGTGAGGATTCCGGCGAAGTTGGACGCGAAGTTCTGGATGCCGCCGATGGAGGCCACGTGCGCCGAACTGGGGGCCACGTCGGCGGGCAGCGACCAGATGCCGGTTCCGGCGAAGGTCAGCGAGGCGTAGGACAGCGACAGCAGCGCCAGCGCCATCCACGCCTGCGGCACCAGGACGGCGGCAATGATGACCGAGCCGCCGACCATCCCGACCACGATGACGGTCTTGCGCACCCGGGTGACCGAGACGCCGCGCCGGATGGCGCGGTCGGCGACCCAGCCGCCCAGCCAGCCTGAGACCACGGCGCAGATTCCCGGGATCATCCCGAAGAAGCCGAGCTTGAGCAGGCTGAAGCCGCGTTCGTCCACAAGGTAGCTGGGGAAGAACGTGATGAAGAAGTAGATGACGCTGTTGAGGCAGAAGAAGCCCAGCATCATGCCGCGCACGGTGCGGTAGCCGAACAGCTTGCGCCACGGCAGTTTCGCCGCCCCCTCGGCGTCGTTGTCGGCGGTGCGGGCGCCGCCCTCGTTGATGTACTCCAGTTCGGCGGCGGAGACCTTCGGATGCTGGGCGGGGTCGCGGTACGCCTTCCACCAGCCCAGAGCCCAGGCCAGGCCGAGGATGCCGATGATGACGAAGGTGACCCGCCACCCGGCCAGCGCGATGATGCCGGTGACCAGCGGGATCGCGATGACGGCGCCGACGCGGGAGCCGGAGTCCCAGATGCCGGTGGCCAGGCCGCGTTCCCGTTTCGGGAACCAGGTGGCGACCACCTTCGCCGAGGTGGCCGGGGCGGGGCTCTCCCCGGCGCCCAGCAGCAGCCGGGCGGCGACCAGCGTCCAGAAACTGTGGACGGCGGCGGTGACGGCGGTGAAAATCGACCACCACACCGCGGCGATGGTGAAGGCCCGGCGGGGCCCGACCTTGTCGACGTACCAACCGGCGGCGAGCTGGAAGAAGTCGTAGGTCCAGAAGAAGGCCGCCAGGATCAGGCCCTCCTGGGTCTTGGTGAGGTGGATGTCCTCGCCCAGGAACGGCAGCGCCACGCTGATGCTGGCGCGGTCGAGGTAGTTGACGGTCAGGCCGACGAAGGCCAGCCAGATGATGGCCCAACGCATCCGGCCGACGGCCAGTGGGGTTCTTCGGGGCGGTCCGGCGTCGGCCGCCGGTGCCGAGGGGGTGCTCATGACCACACCGTAATGATCATGACTTGGCTTGTCAACATATTGGTAATCTGTCAATATATTGACAGACTCGACCGGCGGATAGATTGGGCAGCCATGAACGAGACAGCGGCGCGCAACTGGGACAGCGCCAAACCCGCCCCGGCGGTGCTGCGCGCCGGTGCCGTCCTGCGCGCCCTGGCGGCCTCCGGCGGCCGGGCACTGAGCGCCGCCGAGCTGGCCACCGCCGCCGACATCCCCCGCTCCTCGGCGATGAACGTGTGCGTCGCCCTGACCCAGATCGGGCTGGTGCGCGCCGTCAGCGGCGGCTTCGCGCTCGGCCCCGGCCTCACCGAACTGTCACAGGCCTATCTGGACGCCCTGGATCCGGTGCGCGAGTTCGGAACCCGCACCCGCGCGATGAACCAGATCGACGAGACCCTACAACTGGGCACTTTGGAGGGAACCGACGTCGTCTATCTGGCCCTCCACGGTGGCCGGATGCCGCTGCGCATCACCAGCCGGGTCGGATCGCGCATCTCGGCGACCTGCACCGCGCTGGGCAAGGCGATGCTGGCCGCCCAGACCGACACGCGGGTCCGCGCGCTGCTGGAATCCCGCCAGCCCTTCGTGTCCCACACCGAGAACTCCATCACCGACATCGACACCCTGCTGGCCGACCTGGACGCCACCCGACAGCGCGGCTATGCCGTCGACGCCGAGGAGACCACCTGGGGCATCACCTGCCTGGCGGTCGCCGTCCCCGGCCTGCCCGACGGCGCCCAGCCCTTCGCCGTCAGCACCTCGCTGCTGACCAGCCAGGCCAAGCCCGAACGCGTCGACTCGCTGGTGCGGCTGATCCGCGAACTGGTCACCGAGATCGGCGCCGGTTCCGGTTCCTCGCGTTGACGTTACGATGGCCGTGGCGCTGGTTCGCCACGGTCGGCTCGCTGGCCGTGGCGTCGTGGAGCTTTTGACTTTGTCCTCTTCCGTCGCGAGCGGCCTCCAGGTGAGTGGCTGGCAAGGCGGAGGTGCTTCGGCATCCCGGTGTTGGATGTCGAAGTGCCGACAACGCCGCCAGGTGCCGCCTGGTGGGCGCGCAGCAGGAAATGGGGCAAAGTCAGAAGCTCGAAGAGGGAACCCGGTGGGAATCCGGGACTGCCCCGCAGCGGTGAGTGGGAACGAAAGCCGTCATGAGCACTGGAGTCATCCGGGAAGCGACGGCCGGTAGGCAGGTGGCGACGCGAGTCGCCGCCGGTGCCCGCGAGTCCGAAGACCTGCCCGCGTCGGCGAGCACCGGCCGGTGCTCGCCCGCCGACGGCTTCGCGGGCAAGCCGCCTCGACAAGGGACGCCTTCGCGTCCGTCGTGGTCTTCCCGTGAGCCGAGAACCGTGGTTCTCGAGGGAAGGACACCACATGAATCATCCACTGTCCACAACCGTGCTGGGTTACCCCCGCATCGGACCGAATCGCGAGCTCAAACGCGCCGTCGAGAGTTACTGGGCGGGCAACTCCTCCGCCGAGGAACTGTCGGCCGCCGCGGCCGACATCCGTTCGGGGATGCTGCGCGACCTGACCGGCGCCGGACTGGAGTCGGTACCGTCCAATGTCTTCTCGCTCTACGACCACGTGCTGGACGCCGCGGTGGCCGTCGACGCGATCCCGGGCCGCTACCGGGACCTGGGACTGTCCGAGCTGGACACGTACTTCGCGATGGCGCGCGGCAACGCCGACATCGCGCCGCTGGAGCTGACCAAGTGGTTCGACACCAACTACCACTACCTGGTCCCCGAGATCGGGCCCGAGACCCGGTTCCGGGCCGTGGCCGACAAACCGCTGGCCGAGTTCCGCGAGGCCAAACAGCAGGGCGTACACACCCGGCCGGTGCTGCTGGGGCCGGTGACGCTGCTGCTGTTGTCGAAGTCCCCCGGCGGCGGCGCGCCGCTGGATCGACTGACCGACCTGGTGGAGGTGTACGCCGAACTGTTGTCGCAACTGGCTTCGGCGGGCGCCGACTGGGTGCAGCTCGACGAACCGGCCTTCGCCCTCGACCGCGACTCAGCCGAACTGTCGGCGCTGCGCGACGCCTACCGTCAACTCGGCGCCGTACCGGGCCGCCCGAAACTGCTGGTCACCGGCGGCTACGGCGACTTCGGTGACGCGCTGCCGATCCTGCTGGACAGCCCGGTCGAGGCCGTGGCGCTGGACCTGGTGTCCGGCGAACGAGACCTGAACCGGCTGGCGGCGCACGGCGGTTCCAACGGCACCATGATCCTGGGCGGGCTCGTCGACGGCCGCAACATCTGGCGCACCGACCTGCGCACCGCTTCGGCGACCCTGGGTACCCTGCTCGGCCTGGCCGACACGGTGGGAGTGTCCACATCGTCGTCACTGCTGCACGTCCCCGTCGACCTGACCGCCGAGACCACCATGGACCCGGCGCTGAAGGACCGGCTCGCCTTCGCCAAACAGAAACTCGCCGAGGTGACCCGGCTGGGCCGCTGCCTCAGCCACGGCGAGACCATCGGTGAGGCCGAGGCACTGCCGCCGGTCGCCGACGCCTGGCGCGACGGCACCGTCCGGGCCCGGCTGTCGGCACTGCGCCCCGACAGCGGCACCCGCACCCCCTATCGCCAGCGGGCCGCGGCCCAAGCCGAACGACTGGAACTACCACCGCTGCCCACCACCACGATCGGCTCGTTCCCGCAGACCACCGACGTGCGAGCCACCCGCGCCGAGTACCGCACCGGCAAGATCGACCGGGCCGCCTACGTGTCGAGGATGCGCGCCGAGATCGCCAGCGTGGTGCGGGCCCAGGAACGACTGGGCCTGGACGTCCTGGTGCACGGCGAACCCGAACGCAACGACATGGTGCAGTACTTCGCCGAGTCGCTGCGCGGTTTCGCCGCCACCGCCGCGGGCTGGGTGCAGTCCTACGGTTCCCGCTGCGTGCGACCACCGATCCTGTACGGCGACGTCAGCCGCCCCGACCCGATCACGGTCGAGTGGTCGACGTACGCGCAGTCGCTGACCGGCAAGCCGGTCAAGGGCATGCTCACCGGACCGGTGACCATCCTGGCCTGGTCGTTCGTGCGCACCGACCAACCACTGGCCGACACGGCCCGCCAAGTCGCGCTGGCACTGCGCGACGAGGTGCGTGACCTGGAGACCGCCGGGATCCGGGTGATCCAGGTCGACGAACCGGCACTGCGAGAACTGTTGCCGCCCAGGCGAGGCGACCACGCGTCCTACCTGGAGTGGGCGGTCTCGGCGTTCCGGCTGGCCACCGGCGGCGTCGCCGACTCGACCCAGGTCCACACGCACCTGTGCTACTCGGAGTTCGGCGAGGTCATCGACGCGATCGCCGCACTGGACGCCGACGTCACCAGCATCGAGGCGTCCCGCTCCAAGATGGAGGTCCTGGACGATCTACGCGAAGCCGGCTACGAACGCGGCGTCGGCCCGGGCGTGTACGACATCCACTCGCCCCGGGTGCCCGGCACCGACGAGATCGCCGACTCGCTGCGCGCGGCACTGCGGGCCCTCCCGGCCGAACGCCTGTGGGTCAACCCGGACTGCGGCCTCAAGACCCGGGGCTACCCAGAGGTCGAGGCGTCGCTGACCGCGATGGTCGAAGCGGCCCGCCAGGTGCGGGGCGAACTATAGCTACCGATATCTCGATAGCGTCCTAGGACGCACGTGCCGCGGGATGGTCCCACTTCGCCGGGGCCATCCCGCGTGGCGTGTCCGGCACCGACAGGGCGATATCCCATGTTTCGTCATCGTGGCCGATGATCCCGCACAATGGAACCGTGCTGATCGAGGTGGTGAGAGTCGCAAAGTTTCCCGGAACTCCCTGGAAGGCCGCCATCCAGACCGCGTTCGGTCGCGCCTCGGTCGGCTGGCGTGGTGACCCGGCCGCGCAGCCCGGCGAATACCACGTCGAGTGGACGATCGACGAGGACATCGTCTGGGGCCGAAACGCCAAGCCAGCTACTGGTACCGGTCCCGGGCTGCGCACTGGCGGGCATTGCGTTGTCCTGCGGGGACAGCTGAGCCTCACCGAGGACGGTGCCGCTGTGCTGGACCTGGACGGCACGCCAATCCTCCTGGACCTTGCCGCTCGGCTGCCCGACAACGTCATCGGCACGTGGGTCGAGCTCTTCATCCAACACGGCAAGGTCGCTGTCCACCCCTACGAACTCTGACGGCAATCCACACCAAACGTCAACGCCCCCAGGGCTGGCCGCGCGTTGGACGCGCGGCCAGCCAACCCCTTCACACCGGAGTAACTCCGGCAGGTACGGCGCCACGGTTCGGCCGAGCTCTCCGGAGGTGATCAGCTCGGCGATCGCGGCGATGTCGGTGTCGAGCCGTCGGTCGGCGTCGATGAACGGGGCTAGTTTGCGGACGGCGTCGAAGGCTGCCCGCGTACCGGGGGCGAGCA containing:
- the dnaE gene encoding DNA polymerase III subunit alpha; the protein is MSKDFVHLHVHTEYSMLDGAAKMRPMFAEVERLGMSSIAMTDHGNMYGAYEFYQEAKKTGIKPIIGIEAYLAPGDRAHKKPVRWGRPDQKSDDVSGGGAYTHMTMWAANGSGLRNLLKLSSLASFEGQYQKPRMDAELLSKYAEGIIATTGCPSGEVQTRLRLDQPDEALAAAAKYQDIFGKDNFFLELMDHGLDIETRVREGLLDISKKLGLPLLATNDSHYVHQHDSDNHAALLCVQSGKTLTDPNRFAFSGDGYYIKSPAEMRELWSELPEACDNTLLIAERIESYEEVFAEVDRMPRFPLKEGETEDILLRRDVEKYTPNRFPDGLTQEYKDRIDRELGVMSAMGFSGYFLVVGDLVRWAKSQKIPTGPGRGSATGSLVAYILQITDLDPIEHSLIFERFLNPERVSPPDIDLDFDERRRGEVMQYTVEKWGEENVAQVITFGTIKTKAALKDAARAHLGQPGFAVAERIAKALPPPVAAQDIPLSGIVDPNHERYNEAAEVRALVENEPEVKQIFDTARGLEGLIRNAGVHACAVIISSVPLLGQVPLWMRPDGSVITGWDYPSCEAMGLLKMDFLGLRNLTVIGDAIDNVKRNHGVELSTETITLDDPKTFELLCRGESAGVFQFEGAGMQDLLKRMQPKKFGDIAAISALYRPGPMAANAHLNYAERANGRQSPEPIHPELKDALEPILGETFHLLVYQEQVMAIAQQLAGYTLGGADLLRRAMGKKKKEIIEKEFEKFSNGMTANGYSMEACQTLWDVMLPFAGYAFNKSHTAGYGLVTYWTAYLKANYPAEYMAALLTSVGDNKDKSALYLADCRKLGIKVLPPDVNESRRNFSAVGGDIRFGLGAIRNVGTGVVDSIVATREAKGNYESFSDFLQKSELPVCNKRVIESLIKAGAFDSLKHSRKALCERHEVLVESIVGVKRKEAEGQFDLFGGMLTPDQPDAATPGGDTDFSGDDWPRKTTLEFEREMLGLYVSGHPLEGAEMILRKNSENRIADLLTSDIPDGTSVTIAGIISSLERRVTKQGKPWAKATVEDLDAAIECLFFPKTYEFAGPQLAQDLVVAVRGKLNRRDGEISIVAMDLAPLEINESDLVNEPTLTLNVQLAKVNERVLDELKAVLQGNRGDMAVRVKLCAPNAETLLALDERYKVASGPGLTSELKSLLGAECLD
- a CDS encoding fumarylacetoacetate hydrolase family protein yields the protein MRFVSYLHDGAETLGVAVGDRVVPTAALSADLPTTMAGLIATPDAVAAVERLAAEVPSGTGTPIIELSLLAPLPRPGNIVCIGQNYREHAEEQDKEAPAEPAIFLKHTASVTNPNATIAWDPAYATQVDYEAELAVVIGRTARNVTEADALSHVFGYTCLNDVTARDLQFGDLQWARGKSLDTFCPMGPVLVTPDEIGDPQSLTVKCLLNGTVVQEASTAVMYHSVARIIAHCSRAFTLRPGDVIATGTPGGVGIFRDPPLLLGDGDEVVVEIEKIGRLSNRCHTRKA
- a CDS encoding SDR family NAD(P)-dependent oxidoreductase; protein product: MNTDPSIAIVTGAASGIGFATALRLAAAGHSIVAVDVDADRLEHTRSAVEAAGGSVSLHAFDIRDATAFESLLAEVGTPRILANIAGVGVAAPAAETSTADWDRVIGVNLTATFTSCRAVLPGMVEAGGGIIVNVGSIAGVVGVRNRAAYCASKGGVIALTKSIAADYVGQGIRVNAICPGTVASEWIDKILADAPDPVAARKAMEERQLDGRMGTPDEVAAGIAFLVSDDGRFVNGSAFMMDGGMTAV
- a CDS encoding enolase C-terminal domain-like protein; its protein translation is MPRITAVETHDVRFPTSAELAGSDAMHPDGDYSAAYLTLRTDHPDGHSGAGFTFTIGRGNDICVAAIEAMGATLVGLDLDEAFADMGAFARRFTHDSQFRWLGPEKGVVHLAAGALINAMWDLYARVEGKPLWKLLADLSPEQIVSLVDWRYLTDALTPDEALDMLRAKASGRAEREADLRATGFPAYTTSPGWLGYDDEKMIALATEAVAAGFTMIKLKVGGRIEDDIRRFALAREKLGDGIRLASDANQKWDVNEAIDWMTRLKPYDPYWIEEPTAPDDILGHAAIRKAVAPIKVATGEHAHNRILFKQLLQAGSLDVLQIDAARVAGVNENIAILLLAAKFGVPVCPHAGGVGLCELVQHLSMFDYIAVSGSKSDRAIESVPHLHEHFTDPISYGPSYTAPTAPGFSARMYPESLRDYAYPDGAIWQS
- a CDS encoding MFS transporter produces the protein MRWAIIWLAFVGLTVNYLDRASISVALPFLGEDIHLTKTQEGLILAAFFWTYDFFQLAAGWYVDKVGPRRAFTIAAVWWSIFTAVTAAVHSFWTLVAARLLLGAGESPAPATSAKVVATWFPKRERGLATGIWDSGSRVGAVIAIPLVTGIIALAGWRVTFVIIGILGLAWALGWWKAYRDPAQHPKVSAAELEYINEGGARTADNDAEGAAKLPWRKLFGYRTVRGMMLGFFCLNSVIYFFITFFPSYLVDERGFSLLKLGFFGMIPGICAVVSGWLGGWVADRAIRRGVSVTRVRKTVIVVGMVGGSVIIAAVLVPQAWMALALLSLSYASLTFAGTGIWSLPADVAPSSAHVASIGGIQNFASNFAGILTPIMVGYLVDTTGSFVIPLSVIGGIALLGALNYLFVVGRIEPLPVPAAAIAKS
- a CDS encoding IclR family transcriptional regulator — translated: MNETAARNWDSAKPAPAVLRAGAVLRALAASGGRALSAAELATAADIPRSSAMNVCVALTQIGLVRAVSGGFALGPGLTELSQAYLDALDPVREFGTRTRAMNQIDETLQLGTLEGTDVVYLALHGGRMPLRITSRVGSRISATCTALGKAMLAAQTDTRVRALLESRQPFVSHTENSITDIDTLLADLDATRQRGYAVDAEETTWGITCLAVAVPGLPDGAQPFAVSTSLLTSQAKPERVDSLVRLIRELVTEIGAGSGSSR